gggagaaggggaaggaaggagaggaagaaagcaCCGAAGCCACCACGGAGGAGGAGGTTGTCGAAGCCGAAGACGGCGCTGGCGCTTTGTCACTGACGTGGCTTGGCACGGCACTGCATAGCCACACCGGAGCTGCACGGCCTCGCATCGACACGGCATCGCCATCCAgtcttccacgccacccacggtgagctttttccccccttccggtctctctctgccgctggacctcaccgtcggccatggcgctccatgccTGGAGCGCATAGGCCAGTGCCTTGCctcagccacttggaacacatgcaCCCACGCGCACACCGAGACCACCATGACACCCCACCAGAGCCCGTAGCGCACTAGCGTGCGCATCGCCATCGACATCgcgtcgccatggccgctggagccccAAACGGCAACCTAGGAGTCCGAAGCTCCGCTTGAGCCCTAGATGCCTTCGTCGTGCACCCACAGGACAATCATAGAAGCCCCATCTGCCCAGCACTAGCCATCGAAGAGCCGACATGCGCGACCTTGCCACCAGCGAGCCCTGCCGAGCCACCGCTCGCCATGGCCAACACCTTGGGGAGCTCTGGTCGCCACCTTGACCCCGCAGACGCAGTCGCCATGGCCCGGGGAAACTTTTCCCCACACCAATCAGACACCAGCCTCGCCATAGAGGCTCATCAGTGAAGATCGCCGCTAGCAGGAGCACCGCCGCGGGAAaaataggggaacaccccccccCCTCGTCGGCCACCTACGCGTGCACCCGGAGTACCTGGACCACGCCTAGGAGGCGACGGGTGGACTCGATCCACCATAGACCAGTCTGTGGTCCATGGACTAGCACCACTTAGTCCATTGTAGACCGCAGCCATGGACCACGGCCCAGtaagagcccacggccatgacgtggccgcgtcacagcatgccacgtgttcgacccggcccagaccggcccaacccgaagcccaaccggcccagttcggacccagcccgtattgaccgttgactggtcaacactgaccgttgacctggccccacctgtcggtgacaCAAACACCctagacccacacgtcagatgctgacatcatgatgatgtcacgtgGGACCCATatgtcagaagccagcacagccgaggtgatgtcatgctgacatcacgctgacatcagctgctgacgtcagcagaccaggcccacatgtcagtgaccgtgaTGGTTGATCGTTGACTCATCATTGACTGACGTTGaccttgaccggacccacctgtcagtgacccaaaagCTTTTGGCCCCACCCGTCGGTGTGGACGacattgatgacgtcatgctgacgtcagctgggacccacctgtcagttcAGAACTGTGATGCTGACGTCAACAAGCCACATGGACCAACCATAGCATGACatgtgtcagcctaggattaattcagcctttatccaatttcagaaatgatttaaacttcggaaattcataactaattcatacgatcttgaaaaaatacgaaactaggaccaaaattcatctaaaatcaagctctacgcaatgaacccatgtttgagtgcatttggctcttttgaatttcccttgcttctttgttctatttctatagacgtcgctaacgcgactacaATGCGAAcaatgcagactcggaggagaacctgacgaacgaggaccatgagtaccgtgaggagaacggagacgactacactgaaggtgtcacatcccacccaatctcgtagcacctattacgcatggataatatagaactgctatcgctttactttactgctacaattatattatgctagAACTTGCATAATAGTATGCTTGCttaaaagcctttaccttgatgcaaccttacccctgcataccctgctattaggctagacacatgcttactgctatatatttcattgcttacacttctactacgcttctactacgtgcgtggtggaaactggtgttacctggactatgggaagagtgctgcgtgtgtgacttgggtgtgtggagggtgagggttgtgtcgactaagttggagtatacgatgagcctggggcaagtcttgctatgggatgctacctaggcacccctggaaatggatacctgtggtgggtaaatggtatatgaggtggacctgggtgtgaacctatgacgggtggagcccgggatggaggtgctgtggtggcacgatgaatgggaaccctaatggagacattctggcttggtcatccctaaggacttactagtactcagattcaccggaaagccttatgtaccactcgccctatatggtgcgggacggctggactacttggtaggatattgtcactactgctaggttgatagcggacagtgtaaggaggtacggggcgcggaggattttccccacaccctttcgagactttatggagaccttgtggacctggctcatgactcacagttttagccaccccagatttgacttggggtgaaccagggctgaatggtagagtggcattatcctaggctagcaagcagccggaatcagcctagttgacgacggtcagcgaggaaggcggatcttgtggttatgtaaaacctctacagagtgtatggttgatcgatcgatacatgtgccgacttgtcggctatggacctttcttgggttttgcttaaactagatagtgagatgagtccttctcttcttcccacgtgagagagtgtcagtcgtagccaggggctacgggccttgagacagtgccgagagggagttggcctttCGACTGAGCAATGGTAGGGTATGGTGAtaatatggagatggtggtatgttgaTCCCAAGATCGAAACCTAGATCGGAAAAGAGAAtagagtggaatgtgtgtgggaatgatgTTAAAACTTGgcaaactattactatttacttgatatgctattgtataggaaaccctagctttataggttcctttgactatatcccacttgcatctaatttccacaaagcaatgctcatagggatgggagtggctagtacaaatcgtactgataaattttggcacacaagttctgctgaggagtatagctccgaggagtttgacggatgagaggttcgtgcctacgctcgagtttggcgatcttatcttcaagctgttctgaatgaatgctacttttgattccgccaatgcggcgatgtaataaattatgtaattccgcactatttgtactctgatattatcgttgtatggatgtgatattcgactggaatttaggtaatatgatctacaaaatcttattacacttcgacgctgtggatttcccttcgcggaaattaggGTCGTTTCAGATTCAATTTTCTTTAAGTAATATCAATTTACATtttctacaagtggtatttcttacaaattgatatctttaagcatctagttacttttttaTACCTatatttgcatttgcatgcttatatttttttgtcatgcatacactaggtatatcttatggtaggcttgctcggtctcattcttaacccttgaagcaaacctacatggtttaaaattatttaggagcacaacacatagcttgtcttttgattgttcatctaatatgtgccgaagtccaaattatagataatttctctcgaatatcatcttcgaaaatgattctcacattcatgagatgtcatctttcaagtggtattattgattctaaaatcaatgtgcatgtcttctacaagtatcccacacttgtgtGTATAAATTTAggaggaggttactctacaagttggatgctttgagactaacacattttcaagcttatcatgtgtgtagtagtctcattgcaagaaaaatagagtcccccagagttaagcatcatacttcaaatatccaccagtTATTGcaaagtggtagaaatcaaattggtttccatatgtggtatttctaaaccgatatcatcatgttgatttcatattgatatttatatgctttctccatgcattatatagattaaattctcttgagcaataattttctaaatatgcatatgccttgctttctaccatatgtatgcatatatttagggggagcttaatctatataatgtgagagtcaaattttgtgacctatttcactctacacacaaaggaccacaaagtttgaccctctcttatgctactaatgtcttccttttcggtgtttgatttcaaagggggagaatttagaggatcaaaagcaagcattaatttgtagagctataagctagatcataataatttataagtggtaatgatctacaagtggtaatggtccgagaaaagggaggatagtggattatggattgcctatgtaatgggaaGAATTTGttggaagcaaggcttaaatctatAATACCACATGAGGatttttgtaagggcaagataagtttttaagtggtatcttctagtcttacaagtagtatcttttagcatcatataaccttgtcccttgtattgcatcctagcaagtagagagtttttaaaattccaaatttttataaTTTGCTTACTTTGGTCGTGttatcatcaatcatcaaaaatgggagattgtaaggaaaatggacattaggtccatttactttggattttagtgtttgatgaccaacacaactaaattggactaatgaatttgcaagtgattgttttgtagttcattagggtgcaagacatgacttggacgaatacgacgtgatgatccgatgatcaacaccataagtaagaccttagaagtacaagagaagacctaagatatcaagcaaagtccaagcatgaagatagaaccaaaccgtacgcaagatcgcgaagaaacgagctcatagaagtgaccggacgttagaCCAAACGCTGGTAGCATAGTGACTGGACGCCCCGATCAAGAAGCTCGGCAgtagtagtgaccggacgctggaccgaacgcAGGCGGCAGATCGACAAAACGCAGtacagcagagtccggtcgagtatagagaggttccagagcggtgaaaatacgaccggacgctagcagcgtccaatcagttgatcgcggctccaacggtctggacgaccggacgcgtccggtcaggacgtgatcagcgttcggacagtagcagaaaagcgaaaTTTCGTCCCCAACagttactttctcagtggggcttataaatagacccccaacagGCCATTTGAGTACGGTGGAGCTGATGAaatatatcaagggtgttgatataccattttagtgatctttacttgcataatgcttagtgatttattatgTGATTTAGCGTAGGtgttttacgaagtgcttaggttgattaggccaccacttatgcgcttgctctaggtttatacttagtgtttagtgaggtttgcatacctcttaccactcggggcttgcacgcaccattgttgtacatcggaggagtttgtagtcttacgagatcacaccaaccacggttGTGGTGTgggcgccaccgtgtaccggagggaacaaggctcgcggcatttcgaccggaagcttgatagtgaagacgacgggagcatccgggagaggcttatcggaaggcacgtcggagacccacttacgtgtggagaaggcccgaggctatccacggagttacccgaccgggagcttggcccttgtgagggattccttgcgaggggatccaacgaggactagggggaagcttgcgtgattctcgataccttggtaaaaatactgaagttgtcgacgggagtttgcatatctctaccttgctctttagctttcgcatttacatggGTTgttttactccttttgcggtagagatagcaacaaactagcaaaccgtagttgcacatttagatagtttatcttttgcatagtttTTGCTATGGTTAGAAAAATGGGCTAtaatttagagttagatttttaagttgtctaattcatctCCTCTTAGACATCACTGTCTCTACAGATGATTAGAAAAGAGGGAgcgctggagatgctcttatgcaAGTATGGCCTTGTTACATGATTAGGAACATAATCTCCTGTTTGGACACAAGATTTTATATAAATCGTGCATGAATTTCATATAGGGATTCGTataattttccaaaaaaaaaagcacATGAACGGAGAACATTTTTCCGTGTTCTGAACAGTGCCTGAATGTGGTGCCAAACAAAACACGAGAAGGAAAAACCAAAGGCAGCAGCTGCCTGCGACGGCTTCCTAATCCAACTGCGTGCGTGGACCTCGTTGTGCTCACCCGGCGACTGGCTCCTCCTGTCCTGCTAGGCTGCTACTGCTATAACTCCAACTACTTGTACCCGCGCCGCGCACGCTCATCCCTTCGCGCACGCAACGCAAGCACAGACACGCGcgatccgatccgatccgatcTGCGCCGCCCGTCCAGCCATGGCGACTAGGGTTTGGCTCACcgccctcctcctcgccttccTCCTCGCCGCCTCCCCCTTCACCGCCCGAGGTACCCATCCCTTCCCTTCTCTCCTCCTTCGCTTCCCGCCACGCAGATCCGCCCCGCTAGTCGTGAATTCCGCGCTAGATCTGTGCGCGCCGCTTCTCCGGCGCGCGGAAATGGAGCTGATCGGGCTCGGCTGGGCTGCGGCGGATTGGGACTTTGGGCGTGCTCGGTTGGGGGTTAGACCGGTGGTTTTGGAGGGGGTTTGGGACGCGTTGGTCGGATGTACAGAGTGGGGTCCTAGATGCGACGGGTTGGGGGGTCTTGGGGAGCGTTAGTTGGCAGAATTTTGGGCGAAGTTTATGTGATGCTGACTTCCTCAAATGGGTGAATCTGTGCTTGCATGTTGCTAGCTAATCGTCTGAGGATTGGCTGTTATTGGAATTTTCCGGAATTTCTCGATAATGTTTCATTGCTGTCATGCAGACTGTAATTTTTCAGTTGGTAAAATTTTTAAAGTACAACATCAGTGCCTTTTAGTAATCCCATGCGACTAACAAATGCTTATGAAAGTAGAAGCTGCAGTCACCGTTCACATTAGACAATTGAAGTGAGTAGCATGGGTTTAAATTTCAAGTATTCATCATGATGAACTGCTTGCACCACATGTCTTTTAATCAGCTAGGATAAGTTCTCTCTTTGTGTTCTATCATTGACTCACTTTTGCAATAATGGTCTTATTATGCCTGAAGCTCAAAGTGGATATTGTTGCTAATGCTAAAAGTTACTGTCTCTGCAAGTATGCTTTATCCTGTTGCTCAACCCAAGATTGGTAAAACTATTGAATTGGCAAATAGAATGTGTTTTATCTTCTGTATCTTGTTTAACAAATGTCTCATGTTGTCCATATGGACCATATCCACAGTTGATACAACTCCGCATACACCCTTCCTTCCTCACCATGTCTTTTGCACTGAATTGAGCTTTCCTCCCCTTTGCACAGTTGCTAGAGCTGAATCGGAGGAAGATGCTGCTGCAGCTGAGGTTGTTGAAGGGGCTGATCTAGGTATTGTGGGTGATGATACACAGGTTTCCAGTGATGGACCTTTAAGCCCTGCTCCTGGTGTAGAGACAGTAGTTGTCTTCCCCAAAAATGCTGGCAAAAGTGAGTATACTTTCAAGTAGCATCCATTATTTATCTTATAATTCACCATGGTCTCTGTATTTATCACTTGCGATAAACTCTAAACTGGACTCCATGAATACCTGCAGCATGTGATGTTCCTTTAATTATATATagtctatctcatgatcacagtAACCAATAATGcctacctttttattttgttgcaGTTGTACCAGCAGGTGAAGAAACTGAATTACTAGTTGGTCTGCAAAATGACGGTAACCATAATTTTCTCTcccatttctttctttcttttctctttctATAGCAAATTGGCATTAATTCCCATTTATATACTATACAACTTTTCCTTTTTGCTGGTTGCTCATGTTGAGTCCCATCTCTAGTCTACCCCAACTTGATTGAGACCAAAAGGCTTTGTAGCTGCTTTGGGCTTTGCTTACATCTGTTTGTTCATGCAGAATTTGTTAACTGCATGCTTATGTGTTCTATGTATTGTTTTGTTAATGCGTAGTAACTCAGTGCAGGTTCATGTTCATTTCCATTTGTGGTAGCATGTGGTTCTAAAATTGATTTGGTTATTCAATGTTGGCCAGCTAGTTTGTATATTACTAGTTTTGTGTAGTCATGTTTGTTGTCACTATTGAAAGAAACTTGGTTGTTGTTGAACTAAATGGAGAACATAGATTGCAAGGCATGGTTGGCCCTTAAAAGACCAGTTTGATTTTTGTTCGATGGATGTTTCTATACTGTTCATCCCAAATTTAATTGTATACTttcacttttagttggtcatattagGTTAAccacatccccccccccccccccccccccccccccccccccccacacacacacacacatttttgGGTACTCTGGGCTTATGGTTTTATCGCCTTCACTATTTGGTTGACATGCTAATTCCTGTGTGTGCTTTTCATCCTTTGCTTACACTGTGTTTACAGGTGAATCAACTTTGAATGTTGTTGCTGTTCATTCAACTCTCCATCTTCCTTTTGACCATCGTATGTATGGCCAGAACCTTACTGTTCAGGTTAGGAAAGAAATTTAGTCTCCTTATTGTTTGTCATCTTTTATTCTTGCGGAAGTAACTGTGGCACTTTTTGATATATACATCATCTGGCCATTTTTTTTGAATTAACTGTGGCACTTTTTAAAATGATATTAACAACTTTTTATCACCTGTTTTATTTTTTCTACAGAATTTCTTCAATGCATCAGTTCCTGTTTCTGTGCAAGCAACCTTCCCCTATAAATTCATTGTGAGCAAGTTCTTGCAGGTGTgttaaattttcttttacctttGAAACATTTCATTTCACGATATTCATGTgtcttttaccttcaatgcatcaGTTTCTGTTACCATGAATATCTAATGTTTTGTGCCCTTGCAGCCTGGAGCCTATGATCTGGTTGGTTACATAGTGTATGAGATCGACCAGCACCCTTACCAGAATGTATTCTACAATGGCACTGTCGAGGTCGTTGAGGCTGGAGGCTTACTCAGTGTTGAGTCTGTGTTCCTCATCACCCTTGGAATTGCACTTCTTGGTCTCTTTGGATTGTGGGCATATGGCCAGGTTCAGCAGCTCTCGAAGGTAATCCTGTATTCTAAATTTCTTAGGGTAATCTGTACCTTTCTTCAGTAAATATAAGCTGTTCAGCATTCAATAAACCATAGTGAGGTGGTAATTCAGGTTGTTTCTTTGTGATTTACCTGAATCCCAGTACATTCAATAGTCAAAAGTTTACTTGA
The nucleotide sequence above comes from Miscanthus floridulus cultivar M001 chromosome 18, ASM1932011v1, whole genome shotgun sequence. Encoded proteins:
- the LOC136520781 gene encoding translocon-associated protein subunit alpha-like, with the protein product MATRVWLTALLLAFLLAASPFTARVARAESEEDAAAAEVVEGADLGIVGDDTQVSSDGPLSPAPGVETVVVFPKNAGKIVPAGEETELLVGLQNDGESTLNVVAVHSTLHLPFDHRMYGQNLTVQNFFNASVPVSVQATFPYKFIVSKFLQPGAYDLVGYIVYEIDQHPYQNVFYNGTVEVVEAGGLLSVESVFLITLGIALLGLFGLWAYGQVQQLSKKTKKAPKVELGTGTTDANMDEWLEGTSFAQRSKSKKKQT